The Poriferisphaera corsica DNA segment CGACGATATCGACGACGATGAGGGATTGTTTTTGAGGTTCGGTTGTGCCGATGAGTTTGCGTGGGCCGTTGCCGCAGGCGTTGAGGGAGATGAGATTGAGGCCTTTTTTACGGGCTTTATAGTAGGCGTGATGATGGCCGGTGAAGAAGACGGAGACGTTATTGTCGGCGAAGAGTTTGGTGATGCGTGCGGCATCATCGGGGGTCATACATTGGGTTTCGCGGCCGTGAGCGATGGGGTAGGGGGGGACGTGTGCGGTTACGAAGACGTGGTCGAAGTTATTGGCGTTGGCGAGCGCTTCCTCGATGAAGGCCCATTGCTGTGAGTCGAGTGGTTCCATGGTGGTGATGTTGAGAGAGAGGAAGAGGATGTTGTTGACACTATGCGCGTAATAGGTGGGGAAGTCGTTGAGCCAACCGACGAAGTTCAGGGGCGGTTTGTTGTTGGGGTCTTGCCAACGTGCGCGGAAGACATCGCAGTCGATTTTGAAGGCGGGGTATCCTGAAGCGTCGTGGTTGCCGGGGGTTGGCGCGAAGGGGATGGCGGCGCGTTTGAGTGGGAGATAGACGGCGTTATCGAAGCCTTGCCACATGGAGTTGAGGATGTCTTGACCGAAGCCGCGTTTCTGTGCGGCGATGAGGTCGCCAGCGGAGATGACGAGATCGGGTTTGATGTGCTGGGTGGTGAGTCGGATGAGGTCGCGTACGTCTTTACGATAGGTGGTTTCGCCGTAGGATGAGTTGGCGTCGGAGAGGACGATAAAGCGTGTTGCGTTTTCGCCTTTGGGTTTGACGGGGATTTGATCGGGGCTGAATGGGAGGCGGTCGGCGGCGGCATTGAGTGTGGTGGTGAGGGTGAGGAGTAAGAGAGCCAACAGGGCGGGGATGTACGATAGCGATTTCATGGGCAAAAACTCCGGTAGGGGGCGAGATGCTATTGTAACATTTCAATGATTGGATTGAAGGGGGATGTGGTGGAGTGATAAAAGTTGGGTTTGAGGGTTGTAAGAGGGTTTAGATTGCCTTGTGTAGATATTCACGTGTTGACCAGTGGGTCGTTACGTTATGAATGCTTATTTACGTGAACCTACTGCCGATGATGCTTCTGCTTATACGGCAAATAATGATGCAAACTGCTCTAGAATGCGTGCCAAGTGAGGATGATTGCGGTTTTGAGGGCGAGGCCGAGGTAAACGGTTTCGCCAACGTATTTGTCCCTAAAGCAATCACGATAAAACTAGCGGGCGGGGCAGGTGAGGTTTGGGGGCATTTGTGTTGGTGGGATATATGTGTTGGGATGACACCCTGCCACCGGCGGTAGCGGGCTTGATGAGGGTAAGGGATTTAGGTGTGCACAAAAAAACCCGCCGAGGGCGGGTTGGGGTTGTTTAGTCTAATAGACGATTAGGTTAGTTGGAATTTGTAAAGGTGAGTGGTGTGATGGCGGCGTGGATGAGTTCGTTGGCTTGGTCTTTGTGGGATTGGGTATATGAGTTTGATTTGTGGATGTCGTTGGCGATTTTGAGCATTTCGCTGGCGACGGATTTGTTGTCTACTTTTTTGGTGATCTTGTAGGTTCTGGGTTGTTTGAGTTTGTTATGCCATGCGTTACGAACGTCAGCCCAGAATGCTTTGGTGTTATCCCAGTAGAGGCGACCGGGGGTGAAGTCGGTTTGGTTGGTGCGTGTGTAGGTGTTGATGCCGATTTCGTGTGAGATGACTTCGAGTGGCTGGCCGGTGTCATCAAGGACGAGTTTCTGGTTGTCTTGCTCGTGGACCCAGCCATCAGGTGTGATGGTGTGGCGGTTCTTGGCGAGGAGAACGTCATAGTCGCTACGGTTTGAGTATTCGCGTCGAGGGAGGGTTCGCCAAGTGTCTTGGGATTGCCAACTGGATTGGTTGCCGAGATGTGTCCACTGGCCGAGGGCTTCGTAGCGAGGAGAGTCGTCGACTTGATAGACGGCTTGGCTCCATTGGCCTTTTGATTCGTTGTCGTAGATTTCAGAGGTTTGGAAATTACGGTAGCCGATGTAGGTGGTGAGTTTGGTGTCCTGGTATTGCCAATCTTGGCGCCAATGTTTGGTGATGATGGGTTGATCGCTGTCTTCGAAGTACATGACGAGGATGTGTTGGAGTGAGATGAATGAGCTGGTGTCTTCGACGACAAAGACGTATTCGGTGGCTTTTGAGGTGTAGGGTTCTTCGAGTTGGTAATCGGGGATGCGACTGAGGGTTTCGTGGAATTTGAATGAGACATCGAATTCGCCGGCCATGGCGAGGATCGCTTGGCGGTCGAGTTGGAATTTGGATTGAGTTGATGGTGGAGAGGAGGGGGAAGTGTTGGTGGGTGTTGAGGTTGCGCAGCCGACAAGCAGGGCGAGCAGGCAAAGGGGGATGATTGATTTGTAAAACACAGGCGTATCCTTCCGGATTATGTTGGGGGCGCTGTAGGCGAGGTTATTATATGAAATTGAGAATCAATATCAAATGCAAAGAAAGGGTGAATGCTTTCTATGGAGATTGATGGATCGGGGAAGGATTGGGGATGAAGAGTTTGCGAGCTGTAAGCTTGCAGCTATTTGAGTTGTGGGTTGTGTGGCATGAAAAAACTGCGAGCTGGGGTGCTCGCAGTTGGGTGTGGTTTGGGTTGGTGTCTATTGGATGGTTAGGTTGCGGGTGTGAGTTCTGTGTCGTTGAGGTAGCAGGAGGGGTCCATGCCGAGCCAGTTTTCGGTGGCGGCTTCGGCGCGGGTGCGGAGGTTGCCGTTGCAGATGTCGAGGAACTGACAAGAGCGGCATCTATCGGGGAGATAGTCTTTGCGATCGCGGAGTCGGGCGAGACGTTCGTCGTTGGCTGAGGCCCAGATTTCGGAGAATTTTTGATCTCGGATGTTGCCACAGTTGTAGTGCCATGAGAACTGGTCGTAGTGAACGAAGCCCATGGGGTCGATGGATGAGATGTTTGAGCCGGAGCGGTTGCCGCCGGTGCCTCGGAGTTGTTGCCAAACGTCTTCGGCTTTTTGCGGATTTTGTTTTTGTAGTTGCAGGATTGCGTAGGCGGGGTCGGTGTGGTTGCCGACGGTGAGTACTTCGAGGGGTGAGCCAGATTGGTGGAGTTTGATGGTGCGGTCGAAGATCATGTCGACGACGTCGCGGGTTTGTTGGGAGGTGAGGTCGACTTTTTGCATTTTGCCGCCGCGGCCTGAGTAGGCGAGGTGGTAGACGCAGAGGCGGTCGATGTGGTATTCGTGGCAGAGATCGATGATGTCGTCGAGTTGGTGATAGTTGAGTGCGTGAACGGTGAAGCGAGCGCCGACTTTGATGCCGACGTCTTTGCAGCGTTTGATGGCGGCGAGCGTTTGGTCGAAAGCGCCTTTCATGCCGCGGAGTTTGTCGTGGTTATCGCGGAGTCCGTCGATGGAGATGCCGACGTATTTGATACCGATGTCGGCGAGTTTGTGAGCGGTGGGTTGGTCGATGAGTAGGCCGTTGGTTGAGAGGGTGCATTGGATGCCGAGTGATTTGGCGTATTTGATGAGGTCGAGTGTGTCGGGCCGGACGAGGGGCTCGCCGCCTGAGAAGAGGACGGCGGGGACTTGGAATTCGGCGAGGTCGTCGAGGAGTGCGATGCCTTCCTCGTGTGAGAGTTCGTTGGGGGCAGGGTTTGCGTCTGCGGATGCGTAGCAGTGGACGCATCGGAGGTTGCAGGCGCGGGTGACGGCCCAGACCACAACGGGGCGTGGGGCATCGGGGAGGATGTTGTAGGTTTTGCCGGCGGGGTGTTGTCCGCGGTCACGTTTGGTGTGGCCATAGCGGAGGTCTTCGTTGCCGGCGGCGTGGTCGGCGAGGATATTGGATACGCTGAACATGGTTAAGGTTTTCTCCTGCAGGCGAACAGGGGTAAGAGAGTTTGGGGTTTAAGGGAGGTGAGGTGATGAGTAGATCCCACATGCAGAGCATGTGGGCTTGAAGATGTTAGCTGGTTTTGATCAGGCTAACTGATGATTAGATGTCGGATGCGGCTGCTTGTTGGCAGGTGCATGCGTGCTCGTTGTTGAGCAGGTCGATGTTGGTTGTGTTTGATGTGGTGATGTGGTTATCGAGTGTGTATTTGCCGAGGTTTTTCTGGCGGTTGATGTGTTGCGCGAAGGTTGGTGGGATGTAGCCGCAATCGGGTTCGGGCGCGAGCATGTCGCCGGTGAGGGCTTTGGCGCGGGCGCGTGATCCGCCGCAGACGCAGCGGTAGTTGCAGTAGCCGCATTTACCTTTGAGGATTTCGGGTCGGCGAAGTTTTTTGAATGTGTCGCTGTTTTGGTAGATATCGACGACGGACTGTTGGCGTGAGTTGCCGCAGTCGACGGGGAGGAAACCGGAGGGGTAGACGTCACCGATGTGTGAGACGAACATGATGCCTTTGCCGTCGTTGAGTCCGAGTGGCGCTTTGGAGGTTGAGCGTGGGTTGCCGTTTTGTGTGGGGATGGGTGAGGTGTTGCCGTTGGATTCGCGGTGGGGTCGGGCGACATCTTCGGCGGAGCCTTTGCCTTTGACGGGCATGGCGGCGAGGATTTCCTGTTGTTGCAGGAGGTAGCGGCGGTAGAAGGGTGCTTCGGTGGTTTTGATGGGGAAGGGGCGGCGTTGTGATTCGCGGAAGAGGGCTGCGAAAGAGTCTTTGTATTGCGGTGGGTCGATTTTGAGGTCGTTGATACCGCGGCCAACTGGGACGAGGTAGAAGACTGACCAGAGGTCGATATTGAGTGGTTCGAGGATGTCGGCCATGTCGGAGATTTGATCGACGTTGGCTTTGGTGATGGTGGTGTTGACTTGTGTTTCGAGGCCTAGTTTTTTAGCGACTTTGAGCATGTCGACGGCGTGTGTGAATGTGCCGGGGATGCCGCGTTGTTCGTCGTGTGTTGCGGCGTCTTTGCCGTCGATGGAGAGGCCGAGACGGGAGATGCCGGCTTTTTGTAGTTTCTTGAGTGAGGCGACGTTGAGTAGTGGTGTTGCTGAAGGGACGAATGAGACGTCGAGGCCAGCGGATTCGGTTGCGTAGGCGATGAGTTCGAAGATGTCGGGTCGTTTGAGTGGGTCGCCGCCGGTGATGACGAGGATGGGCTTTTTGGGGAATGTGGCGAGCTGATCGATGAGTGCTTTGGAGTCATCGGTGGAGAGTTCGTTGGGATGGGATTGAGGTTGGGCACATGCGCGGCAGTGCTTGCAGACGAGGTCGCAGGCGCGGGTCGCTTCGTAGAAGACGAGTAGAGGTGAGTGTTTGGTGTCTTCGATTTGGTATGTCCAGGCAGAACGCATTGGTTTGCTCCAAATAATGTGGATGTAGCCTGTGACGATGACGGAGAACAGGCGGGTCATACGTCAGGGGATATTCGGATCATTTTATAGTTCTCTGGCTGTTGATGCACGTTTGGGGGTAAAGAAATGGGTGGAAATTTGCGGTGATGTAAGGTGTTTGGGATATGAGGGTTGTGAGGTGATGGGTGAGAGGGATGGTGGGAGTGGGGGGGATGCTGCGAGGCGGGGGAGATGTCGCTATGATTGGGCGATGTGAGGGGGCATTTGAGGGGGTGTATATACAGGAAGAGCATGAAAGGCGCGAAGGCGTGAAGGGATCTGCGATGAGTTTGACGATGGATATGAGTCATGAGTTTGAGGTGGCGGTAACTGCGGTGCAGGCGGCGAAAAGTGTGTGCAGGCAGGTGCAGAGGGATTTGGTGGATGGCCATGCGATGGACAAGCAGGACAAGAGCCCGGTGACGGTGGCGGATTATGCGTCGCAGGCGCTGATTTGCGGGGTGATGGGTGAGTCGTTTGAGGGGATTGCGATTGTGGGTGAGGAGGATGCGGAGGATTTGCGGAAAGAAGAAAATGCGGGGATTCGGGGGATGGTGGTGGAGCAGGTGAATGGGATGCTGGAGGAGGGTGTGAGTGAGGCGGATGTGCTGCGGTGGATTGATTTTGGGAACGCTGAGCCGAGCGAGCATGAGCGGTATTGGACGCTTGATCCGATTGATGGGACGAAGGGGTTTTTGAGAAAGCAGCAGTACGCGATCGCGCTGGGTCAGATTTTCAAGGGTGAGGTGGTGATGGGGATTTTGGGTTGTCCTAATATGGATATTTTAGATGAGGATGCGGCGAAGCCGAGTGGATTGCTGATTACGGCGATCAGGGGGCAGGGGGCGTGTATGGTCGCGATGGATCAGCAGGTGGGTGATGCGGTACCGCTGCGGGTGAGTGAGGTGAGTGAGTTGAAGGATGCGCGGTTGTGCGAGTCGGTGGAGTCGGGTCATAGTGATCAGTCGACGAGTGGTGAGATTGCAAAGCGGCTTGGGATTGTGAAGGAGCCGTACCGGATTGATAGCCAGTGTAAGTATGCGGCGATTGCGCGAGGTGATGCGGAGGTGTATTTACGGTTGCCAACGCGTAAAGACTATGAGGAGAAGATCTGGGATCACGCGGCGGGGATGATTGCGGTGGAAGAAGCGGGGGGCGTTGTGACAGATATTTATGGGAAGAAGTTGGACTTTGGGAAGGGTAAAACATTGAGTGCGAATCGTGGGATTGTCGCGACCAACGGTAGGTTCCATAACGAAGTGGTGAAGGTGGTGGGTGAGGTATTGGGTTTATAACCTAAGCATTGATTAAAATAAAATTTGTAGCAGCTTGTGTGTAATGCATGAGCTGTTTTTTAAATTGATATTAAAGCCTAACGTGTTGTTAGAGGTTTGATTATGCGTACGTATTTGGATTGTATTCCTTGTTTTGTGAAACAGGCGTTGGGTGCGGCGCGGCAGGTGACGGATGATGAGGTGTTGATTGAGCGGGTGATGAAGCGGGTGTGTCTGGCGGCAAGTGAGCTGAGTATGACGGAATCTTCGCCGGTGATGGGTCAGAAGATTCATCGGATTATCCGTGAGGAGACTGGGTGTGGGGATCCGTATGCAGAGATCAAAAAGCTGTCGAATGAGATGGCGATGCGGATGGTGGATGGAGCGAAGGCAGAGATTGAGGCTGCAAAACAGGTAGGAAACGAGGTTAGTGGGTTTGAGGTGGCAGTGCGGTATGCGATTGCGGGGAACTCGATGGACTTTGCGATTTATTTGGAATGGGATGAGAAGCGGCTGAATGATTCGCTGGCGGTGTTGAGGGAAAAGGTGATTGATAAGCAGGCGGTGGCGGATCTTTGGGAAGCGATCGGGAAGGCGGAGAAGATTTTAGTTTTGGCGGATAACGCAGGTGAGATTGTGTTTGATCGGTTGCTGATGGAGACGTTGCCAGCTAAGGTTTTGCCGCGGATTACTTATGCTGTGAAGGGGAGTGCGGTGATTAATGATGCACTGCGAGAAGATGCGGATGAGGTGGGTGTGAGTGATTTGGTTACGGTGATTGATAATGGGACCGATGCGCCGGGGACGGTTTTGGAGCAGTGTTCGGATGAGTTTATGAAGGCGTACCATGAGGCGGATGTGGTGATCTCGAAAGGGCAGGCGAACTATGAGACGCTTAGAGCGTCTTGCGAAATGACTTGCTCGTTGAGCAATGGGTCGTTACGTAAAAAACGCATCTCACATGAGCCTGCTTCCGATTGTTTCACAGGACATATGACACGTAATGATGCAACTTGCTCTAGTGGTTGTGATCGCGAGGTGTATTTCTTGCTACAGGTGAAGTGCCCGATCATTGGGAAGTATGTTGATCAGGGTAAAGAGGTGGGGGATTGGGTTGTGCAGCGGTATCGGCCGTGATGGGGGAGGGTGTTGTAGGCATTTAGGTGTTGGTTGTAAGACACCCCATGACCGGCGGTCATGGGCTTGAATAAAATGGGTTGATTAGACTAACTTATGGATAGAAAGCGAGTCGTGAGAGCGGCTCGCTTTTTTTGTAGGAGAGGTGGGGTGTTGGTATGAAAGAATGAAAGCTATTTCGGGGGGGGGATTCTGGTGAAGTGTTTTTTGAGTTTTAGGAGGGGGGATTCGATGAGTTTGAAGCTGAGGGTTGCGGCGATGATGGTGAGGAGGGTGCCGAGAAGGAAGTCGAAATAGGCTTGATTTTCAGGGGAAATGTGAGGGGTGAGGAGTTGGCGTTGGAGGGCGAGTACCCACATGTGGTAGAGGTACATGCCGTAAGAAATGAGGCCGATGTGGGTGATGGGTTTGAGGTTGAGTAGGGTGTGTGCGAAGTGTTTGGGGTTGAGAATGATGGCGGCGAGGATGAGGGAGAAGTTGAGTTGAATGAGGAGGCGGGGTAGGCCGAGGATGTTGGCGGGAGTGAAGTGGATGAGGAGGATGAGGGTGAGTACGAGGCAGGGGAGGGCGGCGATGTGAGCGAGTGGTTTGTAGAGTTTGTTGAAGGTTGGTTTGTGGTGAAGGAGGTAGGCGAGCCCAACACCGAGAAGGATGGGGGTGAAGGTGGACTGCATGATTTCCAACGATTGGAGATGGGCGGCGAGGTCGGGACTGAAGAAGGGGTAAATAAGTTGGAAATTGATGGCTTGAGAGAGGCAGAGGGCGAAAGCGTAGAAAAGGAAGCGGATGGTGGGTTTGGCGAATCGTTCGACGAGGGGC contains these protein-coding regions:
- a CDS encoding acyltransferase family protein — translated: MPTATATSTTLAPPPLTPHQQFLTRRHFTSLDGLRCFAILTVLWHHAFRPEFLNAQLLTRGFLGVDLFFILSGFLITTLLIRERAIHQSISLRAFYARRSLRIFPIYYLSLIALTLLFALGFSSPHHQTTFFQQLPLYLTYTSNWSDTHALNLAPLWSLATEEQFYLFWPLVERFAKPTIRFLFYAFALCLSQAINFQLIYPFFSPDLAAHLQSLEIMQSTFTPILLGVGLAYLLHHKPTFNKLYKPLAHIAALPCLVLTLILLIHFTPANILGLPRLLIQLNFSLILAAIILNPKHFAHTLLNLKPITHIGLISYGMYLYHMWVLALQRQLLTPHISPENQAYFDFLLGTLLTIIAATLSFKLIESPLLKLKKHFTRIPPPK
- a CDS encoding damage-control phosphatase ARMT1 family protein encodes the protein MRTYLDCIPCFVKQALGAARQVTDDEVLIERVMKRVCLAASELSMTESSPVMGQKIHRIIREETGCGDPYAEIKKLSNEMAMRMVDGAKAEIEAAKQVGNEVSGFEVAVRYAIAGNSMDFAIYLEWDEKRLNDSLAVLREKVIDKQAVADLWEAIGKAEKILVLADNAGEIVFDRLLMETLPAKVLPRITYAVKGSAVINDALREDADEVGVSDLVTVIDNGTDAPGTVLEQCSDEFMKAYHEADVVISKGQANYETLRASCEMTCSLSNGSLRKKRISHEPASDCFTGHMTRNDATCSSGCDREVYFLLQVKCPIIGKYVDQGKEVGDWVVQRYRP
- a CDS encoding 3'(2'),5'-bisphosphate nucleotidase codes for the protein MLRGGGDVAMIGRCEGAFEGVYIQEEHERREGVKGSAMSLTMDMSHEFEVAVTAVQAAKSVCRQVQRDLVDGHAMDKQDKSPVTVADYASQALICGVMGESFEGIAIVGEEDAEDLRKEENAGIRGMVVEQVNGMLEEGVSEADVLRWIDFGNAEPSEHERYWTLDPIDGTKGFLRKQQYAIALGQIFKGEVVMGILGCPNMDILDEDAAKPSGLLITAIRGQGACMVAMDQQVGDAVPLRVSEVSELKDARLCESVESGHSDQSTSGEIAKRLGIVKEPYRIDSQCKYAAIARGDAEVYLRLPTRKDYEEKIWDHAAGMIAVEEAGGVVTDIYGKKLDFGKGKTLSANRGIVATNGRFHNEVVKVVGEVLGL
- a CDS encoding metallophosphoesterase family protein; translated protein: MKSLSYIPALLALLLLTLTTTLNAAADRLPFSPDQIPVKPKGENATRFIVLSDANSSYGETTYRKDVRDLIRLTTQHIKPDLVISAGDLIAAQKRGFGQDILNSMWQGFDNAVYLPLKRAAIPFAPTPGNHDASGYPAFKIDCDVFRARWQDPNNKPPLNFVGWLNDFPTYYAHSVNNILFLSLNITTMEPLDSQQWAFIEEALANANNFDHVFVTAHVPPYPIAHGRETQCMTPDDAARITKLFADNNVSVFFTGHHHAYYKARKKGLNLISLNACGNGPRKLIGTTEPQKQSLIVVDIVDKKITNVFALKSNSTIFEDKSLPDKLQYENITLHRFDSQDPDTEPEATK
- a CDS encoding radical SAM/SPASM domain-containing protein codes for the protein MFSVSNILADHAAGNEDLRYGHTKRDRGQHPAGKTYNILPDAPRPVVVWAVTRACNLRCVHCYASADANPAPNELSHEEGIALLDDLAEFQVPAVLFSGGEPLVRPDTLDLIKYAKSLGIQCTLSTNGLLIDQPTAHKLADIGIKYVGISIDGLRDNHDKLRGMKGAFDQTLAAIKRCKDVGIKVGARFTVHALNYHQLDDIIDLCHEYHIDRLCVYHLAYSGRGGKMQKVDLTSQQTRDVVDMIFDRTIKLHQSGSPLEVLTVGNHTDPAYAILQLQKQNPQKAEDVWQQLRGTGGNRSGSNISSIDPMGFVHYDQFSWHYNCGNIRDQKFSEIWASANDERLARLRDRKDYLPDRCRSCQFLDICNGNLRTRAEAATENWLGMDPSCYLNDTELTPAT
- a CDS encoding DUF6607 family protein, producing MFYKSIIPLCLLALLVGCATSTPTNTSPSSPPSTQSKFQLDRQAILAMAGEFDVSFKFHETLSRIPDYQLEEPYTSKATEYVFVVEDTSSFISLQHILVMYFEDSDQPIITKHWRQDWQYQDTKLTTYIGYRNFQTSEIYDNESKGQWSQAVYQVDDSPRYEALGQWTHLGNQSSWQSQDTWRTLPRREYSNRSDYDVLLAKNRHTITPDGWVHEQDNQKLVLDDTGQPLEVISHEIGINTYTRTNQTDFTPGRLYWDNTKAFWADVRNAWHNKLKQPRTYKITKKVDNKSVASEMLKIANDIHKSNSYTQSHKDQANELIHAAITPLTFTNSN
- a CDS encoding TIGR04053 family radical SAM/SPASM domain-containing protein, which encodes MTRLFSVIVTGYIHIIWSKPMRSAWTYQIEDTKHSPLLVFYEATRACDLVCKHCRACAQPQSHPNELSTDDSKALIDQLATFPKKPILVITGGDPLKRPDIFELIAYATESAGLDVSFVPSATPLLNVASLKKLQKAGISRLGLSIDGKDAATHDEQRGIPGTFTHAVDMLKVAKKLGLETQVNTTITKANVDQISDMADILEPLNIDLWSVFYLVPVGRGINDLKIDPPQYKDSFAALFRESQRRPFPIKTTEAPFYRRYLLQQQEILAAMPVKGKGSAEDVARPHRESNGNTSPIPTQNGNPRSTSKAPLGLNDGKGIMFVSHIGDVYPSGFLPVDCGNSRQQSVVDIYQNSDTFKKLRRPEILKGKCGYCNYRCVCGGSRARAKALTGDMLAPEPDCGYIPPTFAQHINRQKNLGKYTLDNHITTSNTTNIDLLNNEHACTCQQAAASDI